In one window of Thalassophryne amazonica chromosome 9, fThaAma1.1, whole genome shotgun sequence DNA:
- the rbm14a gene encoding RNA-binding protein 14a isoform X3, producing the protein MRTCAHRAEPVEGPPHCSKPVSLEARLCSNVGYAFVHMERKEDAMTAIDALNGTTFKGRQLAVELSKAQPLINQIVTSGSASYSTGGAAAGGREGLLPRPSASLEHHQSQAAVLAAAAAAAAGLPIQVQQSVHNSFYNTTAFDPTYAALKGISSSKCADGVIYGALASQVYGAVADQVYQDLANHNSAATAVPEEVEPQGTPDPTTLFEAARAKFFQEGQKVLAEQQAGRKATTSDNERDRSPIRGQRAPLLPDPVPGSFAQIRPKRRALLPTPPGGSEDPAAAAAAPTAPEGSDPVARSYTEYYQQMHQYQQYQQYQQQYQYLQYAYTNPPPPPPPPPPPSSVTTEAQTSTTAPAPPAPPGTYTAPPGTYTAPPGTYTAPPGTYTAPPTYSAPGSYPPPGTYGTSGNYDGSSGRYEASSGSYDASSGNYDASSGSYDASSSYDTSGGYGASGAYDSAGVYAAAESYSKSTPYEQTPAHGQPMPQRHDYPYNTPEPPYR; encoded by the exons CGAGATTGTGCTCCAATGTGGGCTATGCATTTGTGCACATGGAAAGGAAGGAAGATGCCATGACAGCCATTGACGCACTCAACGGGACTACATTTAAGGGCCGTCAGTTAGCTGTAGAGCTGTCCAAGGCTCAGCCTTTGATCAACCAGATTGTGACTTCTGGAAGTGCATCTTACTCCACGGGAGGTGCCGCTGCAG GTGGCAGAGAGGGTCTTCTTCCGAGACCATCTGCCTCACTAGAGCATCACCAGAGTCAAGCAGCTGTACTagctgcagctgcagcagctgctgccgGACTTCCCATTCAA GTCCAGCAAAGTGTCCATAACTCTTTCTACAACACCACAGCCTTTGACCCCACGTATGCTGCTCTGAAGGGCATTTCAAGTTCCAAATGCGCAGATGGTGTAATATATGGTGCTCTTGCCAGTCAGGTGTATGGGGCTGTGGCTGACCAGGTGTACCAGGATCTTGCCAATCATAATTCTGCAGCCACTGCTGTTCCTGAAGAAGTAGAGCCTCAGGGCACACCAGATCCAACAACACTGTTTGAAGCAGCGAGAGCCAAGTTCTTTCAGGAGGGACAGAAG GTTCTGGCAGAGCAGCAAGCAGGAAGGAAGGCCACAACATCAGATAATGAACGGGACCGCAGCCCAATCAGAGGACAACGAGCCCCACTTCTTCCAGACCCGGTCCCAGGTTCCTTTGCTCAGATTCGCCCCAAACGTCGTGCATTGCTCCCCACACCACCTGGAGGATCTGAAGacccagctgctgctgctgccgccccTACAGCTCCCGAAGGGTCTGATCCTGTTGCTAG GTCATACACAGAGTACTACCAGCAGATGCATCAGTACCAGCAGTATCAACAGTATCAGCAACAATACCAGTACCTACAGTATGCCTACACcaatcctcctccaccccctcctccaccgcctccaccttcttcagTGACGACAGAGGCACAGACCTCCACCACAGCCCCTGCACCCCCTGCACCCCCAGGGACATATACTGCACCCCCAGGGACATATACTGCACCGCCAGGAACATATACCGCACCACCAGGAACATATACTGCACCCCCAACCTATTCTGCACCAGGATCCTACCCACCACCAGGTACATATGGCACGTCTGGAAACTATGACGGCTCTTCGGGGAGGTATGAAGCCTCATCTGGGAGCTACGATGCTTCATCTGGGAACTACGATGCCTCATCGGGGAGCTACGATGCATCGTCGAGCTATGACACATCTGGAGGCTACGGGGCATCAGGCGCATATGATTCAGCAGGAGTTTACGCAGCAGCGGAAAGCTACTCCAAATCCACACCGTATGAGCAGACACCCGCACACGGGCAACCCATGCCCCAGCGCCACGATTATCCTTACAACACGCCAGAACCCCCTTATCGATAG